One genomic region from Jilunia laotingensis encodes:
- a CDS encoding GH92 family glycosyl hydrolase — translation MRLQKLILISSSVLIFGCNSMNESFMTEKPVSYVDPFIGTGGHGHTFLGVTTPFGAVQIGPNNINKGWDWCSGYHYSDSILIGFSHLHLNGTGCSDTGDLLFMPYTGKEETQPGTQENPLSGYASRYTKDLEKALPGYYEVILKSHQVKVELTASDRVAFHRYTFPENVEKHVMINLKDANGDDRPTDTYLEQVNDSVVRGYRYSSGWSKKQQIYFAAVFSQPVHLTLYHDSIAVPGHALQGVDVKGNVNVAESVKELSVKVGISPVSMENAAANIQYEIKDWNFERVVDEATAKWNAELSKLLVETSDTVAKRIFYTALYHAFMQPITFNDYNGEYRGTDKNVYGDPGFVNYTVFSLWDTYRAAHPLYTLVQPERVPDFINSMLAINEQQGRLPVWHLYGSDTNEMIGIQSVPVIADAILKDIKGFNYERAYLAIKNSMMSDYKGLSYVTGKEYIPADLENESVAKGLEYAIADWGVAQVAKKLDKSEDYRYFSERALAYHKYWDKDTHFFRGRNSDGSWLTPFDPVRSTHRNDAYCEGNAWQYTWLVPHDVEGLISLFGSENAFVEKLDSLFLVNEDLGNDASPDISGLIGQYAHGNEPGHHTAYLYAYVGEQWKTAEKVDYILSNMYSALPDGLQGNEDCGQMSSWYVFSSLGFYPVNPSNGVYVFGRPIFDKVVLDLPDGKAFEICTVNNSKENKYIQSAELNGQEYLKSYITHADIMNGGTLVFIMGDKPNKKFGWDMSCRPKSIKN, via the coding sequence CATTATTCCGATTCGATTTTAATAGGTTTTTCTCATTTACATCTCAATGGCACCGGTTGCAGTGACACAGGCGATTTGTTATTTATGCCCTATACCGGAAAAGAGGAAACACAGCCAGGGACACAGGAAAATCCTTTGTCCGGCTATGCTTCCCGTTATACTAAGGATCTTGAAAAAGCATTGCCAGGTTATTATGAAGTTATATTGAAATCCCATCAAGTGAAAGTTGAATTAACTGCTTCGGACAGAGTTGCGTTTCATCGGTATACTTTTCCTGAAAATGTTGAAAAGCATGTAATGATAAATCTGAAAGATGCAAATGGGGATGATCGCCCGACGGATACCTATTTGGAACAAGTAAATGACAGTGTTGTCAGAGGCTATCGTTATTCTAGCGGATGGTCAAAGAAACAGCAGATTTATTTTGCGGCTGTTTTTTCACAACCAGTGCATTTGACGTTATATCATGATTCGATAGCTGTACCGGGACATGCCTTACAGGGAGTAGATGTGAAAGGTAATGTAAACGTTGCCGAGTCTGTTAAAGAGCTTTCTGTCAAAGTAGGTATTTCACCTGTAAGCATGGAAAATGCCGCAGCTAACATCCAATACGAGATTAAAGATTGGAATTTTGAGAGAGTGGTAGATGAAGCAACCGCCAAATGGAATGCAGAATTGTCAAAGTTATTGGTTGAAACTTCCGATACTGTCGCAAAACGTATTTTTTATACAGCTTTATATCATGCTTTTATGCAACCGATCACTTTTAATGATTATAATGGTGAATATCGGGGAACTGATAAGAATGTGTATGGTGATCCGGGTTTTGTCAATTATACTGTGTTTTCGTTGTGGGATACATACCGTGCGGCACATCCATTATATACATTGGTACAACCCGAGCGTGTTCCCGATTTTATCAATTCTATGTTGGCTATTAACGAACAGCAAGGGCGTTTGCCAGTATGGCATTTGTATGGTTCGGATACTAATGAAATGATTGGTATCCAGTCGGTTCCAGTAATTGCGGATGCGATTCTTAAAGATATCAAAGGCTTCAATTATGAACGTGCTTATCTGGCTATCAAAAATTCAATGATGTCCGATTATAAAGGTCTCTCATATGTGACCGGAAAGGAGTACATTCCGGCTGATTTAGAGAATGAATCAGTTGCTAAAGGTTTGGAATATGCTATTGCTGACTGGGGAGTTGCTCAGGTTGCAAAAAAGTTGGATAAATCGGAAGATTATCGGTACTTCTCGGAAAGAGCTTTAGCTTACCATAAATATTGGGATAAAGATACTCATTTCTTTAGAGGGAGAAACTCAGACGGTTCGTGGTTGACCCCCTTTGATCCGGTTCGTTCGACTCATCGGAATGATGCTTATTGTGAAGGTAACGCTTGGCAATATACATGGTTAGTACCTCATGATGTGGAAGGGCTTATTTCATTATTTGGTAGTGAAAATGCTTTTGTGGAGAAATTGGATAGTTTATTCTTGGTCAATGAGGACTTGGGTAATGATGCTTCACCGGATATTTCCGGTTTAATAGGGCAATATGCTCATGGGAACGAACCCGGACATCATACGGCCTATCTATATGCGTATGTGGGTGAGCAATGGAAAACAGCAGAAAAAGTAGATTATATACTTTCGAACATGTACAGTGCATTGCCGGATGGATTACAGGGAAATGAAGATTGTGGTCAAATGTCTTCTTGGTATGTATTTTCTTCATTGGGCTTTTATCCGGTCAATCCTTCCAATGGTGTGTATGTATTTGGCAGGCCGATTTTTGATAAAGTTGTTTTAGATTTGCCCGATGGTAAGGCGTTTGAGATATGTACAGTCAATAATTCAAAGGAGAATAAATATATCCAGTCTGCCGAATTGAACGGGCAGGAATATTTGAAATCTTATATTACGCATGCTGATATAATGAATGGTGGTACATTGGTATTTATAATGGGAGACAAACCGAATAAAAAATTTGGATGGGATATGAGTTGCCGTCCGAAATCTATAAAAAACTAA